Sequence from the Methanobacteriaceae archaeon genome:
AATTTTAGTTAATAAGGTTGATCAGCAAACTTTTTTTAAAGATAATCGGCTAAATTCAGGCAGTTACAGTATTTTTACTTGGTTTTCTGTGGCCTTAATAACCATTTCCAATGGAGTAGACAATATAGGAGTTTATGCTCCTTTATTTTCTACTTTGAATCAGATGGAGCTTTTATTAACCATTTTAATATTTTTGATTATGACTGGAATTTGGTGTTTTTTTGCTCATTTAATTATAAAAAACAAGCTTTTAGGAATTAAAATAGAAAAATATGGACATATAATCCTTCCTTTTGTTTTGATATTATTAGGAATAGGAATAATTGTTTCTAACTACATGAGAATGTCATAATTAAAATCTGTATGAAATACGTAAAATATAATGTCAAAGTAAAAATAATAAATCAATATTTACTTAAATAAAAATTGCGGATTTTAAAAATTCTCTCTAAGTTTAGCTTTAACAAGAAAATTATTTAAACGAAATATGGAATTAATATATAATTTTAAAGATTATATGCTAGTTTTTTTGTATTAAAAAGTTAAGAATAAGTCAATAATATTTATATAACATGAGGGATAATGTAGGGATAGAACTGATTTTTGACTATTATTTTTTTCCTGAGGTGTTATTCTATGAATGATAAAAACACATTAAAAGGCACTACAACTGTCGGTATAACTTGCAAAGACGGAGTGGTTTTTGCTACCGAAAGAAGAGCCAGTATGGGCAATTTAGTCGCCCACAAGGTTGCAGAAAAGATCTTTAAAATTGATGATCATATAGCAACCACCATAGCTGGATCTGTTGGCGATGCACAGAGCCTAATGAAATATATACGTGCTGAAGTAGCACTTTATAAAATGAGAAACGGAGAGCAAATCAGTATTGAAGCTGCTTCTGCATTATCCGCAAATATTTTACACTCATCCAGATTTTACCCATTCTTTGTTCAAACATTAATTGGAGGAGTTGACGAGGATGGAGCTAAAATTTACTCCTTAGATCCTGCCGGAGGTATGATTAAAGATAAATTCATATCCACTGGATCTGGTTCGCCTTTCGCCTATGGTGTCCTGGAAGACAGATACACCGACGACATATATGTTGAAGAAGGCGTGGACATAGCCATTCGAGCAATTAATTCTGCTATGGAAAGAGATACTTTTTCTGGAAACGGCATATTAATAGCCCTAGTAACAGATGAAGGATATCGAATGCTCGATGAAGAAGAGGTTCAAAAAAGATTAAAAGAAATTATCTAATTTTAAATTCTTTCTTTTTTCTACCATTTATTAATTAAATATCGACTTCTAAATTAAGTAAACTTAAGTTTACTACATTTTCTATTTTTTCGAAGTGATTTTATGGTTTCAGAGATTCTTGAAGAAATCAAAAAGACAATAGTACACAGATTACCCCCTAGAGTACAAGTGGCCAAAGTAGAATTCGAAGGTCCGGAAGTAGTTATCTACACTAAAAATCCGGAGATAATTACCGAAAACGGAGATTTGATTCGAGACTTGGCTAAAGACATAAGAAAACGAATAATTAT
This genomic interval carries:
- the psmB gene encoding archaeal proteasome endopeptidase complex subunit beta, whose translation is MNDKNTLKGTTTVGITCKDGVVFATERRASMGNLVAHKVAEKIFKIDDHIATTIAGSVGDAQSLMKYIRAEVALYKMRNGEQISIEAASALSANILHSSRFYPFFVQTLIGGVDEDGAKIYSLDPAGGMIKDKFISTGSGSPFAYGVLEDRYTDDIYVEEGVDIAIRAINSAMERDTFSGNGILIALVTDEGYRMLDEEEVQKRLKEII